From a single Bacillus sp. NEB1478 genomic region:
- a CDS encoding phosphate ABC transporter substrate-binding protein gives MKKMKSVYLLAVMSLLLVFAAACGNKSAGTSNDSKEKVSGSIVVSGSSAMQPLVAAAAEQFMEENPEADIQVQAGGSGTGLSQVSEGAVQIGNSDVFAEEKEGIPADQLKDHKIAVVGMTAAVNPEVGIKDISKEDLIKVFTGKVKNWKELGGKDQKIALINRPDSSGTRATFVKYGLDGQTPADGAATEDSSNTVKKLIKETPGAIGYLAFSYFNDNSVTPLSIDGVEPKDENVQNGKFPIWAYEHSYTKGEPKELTKAFLDYMQSEDVQGKLVPDQGYIGADTMKVERDAEGKISEK, from the coding sequence ATGAAGAAAATGAAGTCAGTTTATCTTTTAGCTGTAATGTCACTGCTTTTAGTATTTGCAGCTGCTTGTGGAAACAAAAGTGCTGGAACATCCAATGATTCCAAAGAAAAAGTTTCCGGTTCAATTGTAGTTTCTGGTTCAAGTGCGATGCAGCCATTAGTTGCTGCAGCAGCAGAACAGTTTATGGAAGAAAATCCTGAAGCTGATATTCAAGTACAAGCAGGCGGAAGCGGAACAGGGCTAAGTCAAGTATCAGAAGGTGCAGTGCAAATCGGTAACTCTGATGTTTTCGCAGAAGAAAAAGAAGGAATTCCAGCTGATCAATTGAAAGATCATAAAATTGCTGTAGTTGGTATGACAGCAGCAGTTAACCCTGAAGTAGGAATTAAGGATATTTCTAAAGAAGATTTAATTAAAGTATTTACTGGTAAGGTTAAGAACTGGAAAGAGCTTGGCGGTAAGGATCAAAAGATCGCATTAATAAATCGTCCAGACTCTTCTGGAACGCGTGCTACATTCGTAAAATATGGTTTAGATGGACAAACTCCAGCGGATGGAGCGGCAACAGAGGATTCTTCAAATACAGTTAAAAAATTAATAAAAGAAACACCTGGAGCTATCGGCTACCTTGCATTCTCATATTTTAACGATAATTCTGTTACACCTTTAAGTATTGACGGTGTTGAACCGAAAGATGAAAATGTTCAAAACGGTAAATTCCCTATCTGGGCTTATGAGCATTCTTACACAAAAGGTGAACCTAAAGAACTTACTAAAGCATTCTTGGATTATATGCAATCTGAAGATGTTCAAGGGAAGTTAGTACCTGATCAAGGTTATATTGGTGCTGACACAATGAAAGTTGAACGAGATGCTGAAGGGAAGATTTCAGAAAAGTAA
- a CDS encoding penicillin-binding transpeptidase domain-containing protein, whose product MKTKSTKKRNHVPIRINALFLTVFFLFSILVLRLGFIQIVKGEEYKRDAYLTENVTTKLDAPRGKMYDTHYRVVVDNEPVFSITYTRTRDADSDKRLAIAKKLADLIDKNTDELTDRDKKDFYILLHEKEVEKRISSTEEKNTPPEKLYDLMLEKVTEKDISTFSNKQLEVLAIKSEMDRGYTLSPQRIKIGATQKEMALISEHLPELPGVDIKPDASRSYPFGESFRDMFGQVKQIPKSKMDFYTSRGNDRNDMVGTSFLEEQYEALLRGTKSKIKYITDKKGNPVGDPKEEDGARGSDLVLTVDMDLQKEVEKVVEEKLKDAIKGKYAYDNKELNKAYIVMMNPKTGAILSMSGKEYNRKTGKFSNIPFGNIYHSYAMGSTVKGATVLTGLQQGVINPNTVIYDAPLVFGDGKKLKSHNNMGPVNAVEALERSSNVFMWHIAMRLSGYDYAHKRFNEHKVDEAFQILRNSYSEFGLGVPTGIDLPSEATGYHTGVSDALSQAMYFSIGQFDTYTPMQMAQYVSTIANGGLRMQPHLLEEVREPSDDPNKLGKLLYHFEPNVLNKIEMKDSYLDVVHKGFYEVMHGSNGTASWVFKNKEYNPAGKTGTAEVDKESGLVNKTLIGYAPNDDPEVAFAVVVPDIREGYTNLEIAEGALDAYFDKKKEGISTKPTSEKKEKKEPR is encoded by the coding sequence ATGAAAACAAAATCCACTAAAAAGAGAAACCATGTTCCCATCAGAATTAATGCCCTTTTCTTAACGGTATTTTTTCTCTTTTCCATTCTTGTGCTTCGTTTAGGCTTCATACAAATAGTTAAAGGTGAAGAATATAAGAGGGATGCTTATCTTACTGAGAATGTAACCACAAAATTAGATGCGCCGCGCGGAAAAATGTATGACACACATTATCGGGTTGTTGTAGATAATGAACCTGTATTCTCCATTACATATACGAGAACACGTGATGCAGATTCGGACAAGCGATTAGCGATTGCTAAAAAGCTCGCAGATTTAATAGATAAAAATACAGATGAGCTTACCGACAGAGATAAAAAGGATTTCTACATTTTATTACATGAAAAAGAGGTAGAAAAAAGAATATCTTCGACTGAAGAAAAAAATACACCGCCTGAAAAGCTATACGATTTAATGCTAGAAAAAGTTACGGAAAAGGATATTTCAACTTTTTCCAACAAACAACTTGAAGTATTAGCTATTAAAAGTGAAATGGACAGAGGATATACATTATCACCACAACGAATAAAGATTGGTGCTACTCAAAAGGAAATGGCACTGATAAGTGAGCACTTACCGGAATTGCCTGGAGTTGATATAAAACCTGATGCATCAAGATCATATCCTTTTGGTGAATCATTCCGAGATATGTTTGGTCAAGTGAAACAAATTCCTAAATCAAAAATGGATTTTTATACTTCCAGAGGAAATGACCGCAATGACATGGTGGGTACCAGTTTTCTTGAAGAACAGTATGAGGCACTTCTTAGAGGTACAAAATCGAAAATCAAATATATTACTGATAAAAAAGGCAACCCTGTTGGAGATCCAAAGGAGGAAGATGGAGCTAGGGGAAGCGATTTAGTACTAACAGTAGATATGGATTTGCAGAAAGAAGTAGAAAAAGTAGTAGAAGAAAAGCTGAAAGATGCGATTAAGGGCAAGTATGCGTATGACAATAAAGAATTAAATAAAGCCTATATCGTTATGATGAATCCAAAAACCGGTGCAATATTATCTATGTCCGGTAAAGAATATAATCGGAAGACAGGGAAGTTCAGCAACATCCCATTCGGAAACATTTATCATTCTTATGCAATGGGTTCAACTGTTAAAGGTGCAACCGTTCTAACAGGACTTCAGCAAGGTGTGATAAATCCTAATACTGTCATCTATGATGCTCCTTTAGTCTTTGGAGATGGGAAGAAACTAAAATCACATAACAACATGGGGCCGGTTAATGCTGTTGAAGCTTTAGAAAGATCTTCTAACGTTTTCATGTGGCATATAGCGATGCGTCTTTCAGGCTATGATTATGCCCACAAACGTTTCAATGAACATAAAGTGGACGAAGCGTTCCAAATTCTCCGTAATTCATATAGTGAATTTGGGTTAGGAGTTCCTACAGGGATTGATCTTCCTTCTGAAGCTACTGGTTATCATACGGGAGTAAGTGATGCTTTATCACAAGCGATGTATTTTTCCATTGGACAGTTTGATACGTATACCCCTATGCAAATGGCTCAATACGTTTCTACTATTGCAAATGGCGGATTAAGAATGCAGCCGCATCTATTAGAGGAAGTAAGAGAACCATCTGATGATCCTAATAAATTAGGGAAGCTTCTATATCACTTTGAACCTAATGTCTTAAATAAGATAGAAATGAAAGATAGCTATCTCGATGTTGTTCATAAGGGTTTTTATGAAGTAATGCACGGCAGTAATGGTACTGCTTCATGGGTGTTTAAAAATAAAGAATATAATCCCGCCGGCAAAACAGGTACAGCTGAAGTGGATAAAGAATCTGGATTAGTAAACAAAACATTAATTGGCTATGCGCCTAATGATGATCCTGAAGTTGCATTTGCTGTAGTTGTTCCGGATATCCGTGAAGGTTATACGAATCTAGAAATTGCAGAAGGTGCCTTGGATGCTTATTTTGACAAGAAAAAAGAAGGTATTTCCACGAAACCAACATCTGAAAAGAAAGAGAAAAAAGAACCACGCTAA
- a CDS encoding DUF4912 domain-containing protein: MIEEIVKLKNKGLTLQEIAEKMEMSLGKVQYRWNKYRKDLVPEEIASIPFIEKHKEKKWEMPFEYKEASICLMPISSNRLYVYWSFSDAIKNMAEQHFRSEWDSLPNVLKIYDVTDIIFFGHNAHRTFEVDLPPMTNNWFIHSLEPDRTYIVDVGTRTYDGSFFTLLRSNPAETDPSQNSAPFDEKIERWKQQNVSQPEWLENFSTYSYYQKIK, from the coding sequence TTGATAGAAGAAATTGTGAAACTGAAGAATAAAGGACTCACACTTCAAGAAATTGCTGAAAAGATGGAGATGTCTTTAGGCAAGGTACAATATCGCTGGAATAAATATAGAAAGGATCTTGTACCTGAAGAAATAGCATCTATCCCCTTTATCGAAAAACACAAGGAAAAAAAGTGGGAAATGCCTTTTGAATATAAAGAAGCTAGTATCTGTTTAATGCCTATTTCGTCAAATCGTTTATACGTTTATTGGAGCTTTTCTGATGCGATTAAAAATATGGCCGAACAGCATTTCCGTTCAGAGTGGGATAGCCTTCCAAACGTGCTGAAAATATATGATGTTACAGATATCATATTTTTTGGACATAACGCACACCGTACGTTCGAAGTTGATCTCCCGCCAATGACAAACAATTGGTTTATTCACTCGCTAGAACCAGACCGAACGTATATTGTGGATGTTGGTACACGTACGTACGACGGCAGTTTCTTTACTCTTTTAAGATCTAACCCAGCAGAAACGGATCCTTCTCAAAATAGTGCACCTTTTGATGAAAAAATAGAACGATGGAAACAGCAAAATGTGAGTCAGCCTGAATGGCTAGAAAATTTTTCGACTTATTCGTACTATCAAAAAATCAAATAG
- the pstC gene encoding phosphate ABC transporter permease subunit PstC, translating into MNKMNGSSARDRLLKSSNKLAINMERRGRFLVLFSALIIISATIAITIFLGSKGLQSFIQNGVNVIDFLTNTNWNPTGSAESGGPTYGAVPFILGSFAVTFLAALIAAPLGIGSAIFMTEIAPSWGKRILQPVIELLVGIPSVVYGFIGLSVLVPFIRNHFAGNGFSLLAGMIVLSIMILPTVTSIATDAMSSLPKGLRESSYAIGATRWQTIWRVLIPAASPTLLTAIVLGMARAFGEALAVQMVIGNVRGIPNSLFDPSATLTTIITLNMGHTTFGSVDNNVLWSLALILLAMSFVFIIIIRYLSSRRQF; encoded by the coding sequence ATGAATAAAATGAATGGTTCTTCAGCTAGAGACCGGTTGCTAAAAAGTTCGAACAAGCTAGCTATTAATATGGAAAGACGCGGTAGGTTTCTTGTATTGTTTTCAGCATTGATTATTATTAGTGCCACAATTGCGATTACAATTTTTTTAGGAAGCAAAGGACTACAATCGTTTATCCAAAATGGTGTTAATGTAATTGACTTTTTAACGAACACAAATTGGAATCCTACAGGAAGTGCTGAAAGTGGCGGTCCCACATATGGAGCAGTCCCTTTTATTCTTGGTTCGTTTGCTGTTACATTTTTAGCTGCCCTTATAGCTGCACCACTAGGTATCGGCAGTGCGATCTTTATGACGGAAATCGCACCGTCTTGGGGAAAAAGAATTTTACAGCCGGTTATTGAATTGTTAGTAGGTATTCCTTCAGTTGTTTATGGTTTCATTGGTCTATCGGTTTTAGTTCCGTTTATTAGAAATCATTTTGCGGGAAATGGTTTTAGTTTGTTGGCAGGTATGATTGTCTTATCTATTATGATATTACCAACGGTCACGAGTATTGCAACAGATGCGATGAGTTCCTTGCCTAAAGGATTACGGGAGTCTTCTTATGCAATTGGTGCTACAAGGTGGCAAACGATTTGGAGAGTATTGATCCCAGCTGCATCACCTACATTATTAACAGCTATTGTTTTAGGGATGGCACGTGCATTCGGGGAAGCACTCGCGGTACAAATGGTCATAGGAAATGTTAGAGGAATTCCTAATTCATTATTTGACCCTTCAGCTACATTAACTACAATCATTACTTTGAACATGGGTCATACAACTTTTGGAAGTGTGGATAATAATGTTTTATGGTCACTAGCTTTAATTCTGCTGGCGATGTCCTTCGTATTCATTATAATTATCCGTTATCTTTCTTCTAGGAGGCAGTTTTAA
- the phoU gene encoding phosphate signaling complex protein PhoU, whose product MVVRENFQSQLNELKGLLIELGTLTETALKESLIALKTQDVEKALEIIENDARINELEDEINDFAILLVAKQAPVASDLRKIIAAIKISADVERMADFAVNIAKSTIRIGEKEFIKPLEELPKMAELAIEMLTKAIKAYIDEDVALAKKLSEIDDEVDEMYGKIIQELLSLMTKHEDSLSQITQLLFVCRYIERTADHATNIGENVIYLVKGKRFGLND is encoded by the coding sequence ATGGTCGTTAGAGAAAACTTTCAATCTCAATTAAATGAGTTAAAGGGATTATTAATTGAGTTAGGCACATTAACAGAAACTGCTTTAAAAGAGAGTCTTATCGCACTAAAAACTCAAGATGTAGAAAAAGCTTTGGAAATCATTGAAAACGATGCTCGAATAAACGAATTAGAGGATGAGATTAATGATTTTGCTATTCTTCTTGTAGCAAAGCAAGCTCCTGTAGCTTCTGATCTGAGAAAAATTATTGCAGCCATAAAAATCTCTGCAGATGTTGAAAGAATGGCGGATTTTGCCGTGAATATCGCCAAATCTACCATAAGAATCGGTGAGAAAGAATTTATCAAACCGTTAGAAGAGCTTCCTAAAATGGCCGAATTAGCGATCGAAATGCTAACGAAGGCAATTAAAGCATACATTGATGAAGATGTAGCACTTGCAAAAAAACTTTCAGAAATTGATGATGAAGTTGATGAAATGTATGGGAAAATTATTCAAGAACTGCTTAGTCTTATGACAAAGCACGAAGATAGCCTGTCACAAATTACTCAGTTATTATTTGTTTGCAGATACATTGAACGTACAGCAGACCATGCTACGAATATAGGTGAAAATGTGATATACCTTGTAAAAGGAAAAAGATTTGGTTTAAACGATTAA
- the pstB gene encoding phosphate ABC transporter ATP-binding protein PstB yields MNQVIDTNKKEIFNIKKLNLWYGEDIALKEIDFPIYNNEITAIIGPSGCGKSTFIKTLNLMVSMVPSVRMSGEINFDGKNILNKVDLVELRKKVGMVFQKPNPFPKTIYENVAYGPRVHGIKKKSQIDEIVEKSLKDVFLWEEVKNRLDTNAMGLSGGQQQRLCIARALATTPDVLLMDEPTSALDPISTIKIEELVLELKKKFSIVMVTHNMQQAARVSDKTAFFLMGELIEHADTAKIFSTPSDKRTEDYVTGKFG; encoded by the coding sequence TTGAATCAAGTGATTGATACGAATAAGAAAGAGATCTTTAATATAAAGAAATTAAACCTATGGTATGGTGAAGATATTGCTTTAAAAGAAATTGATTTCCCTATCTATAACAATGAAATTACAGCAATCATCGGACCTTCTGGATGCGGTAAATCAACTTTTATCAAAACGTTAAATTTAATGGTTTCGATGGTTCCTTCTGTAAGAATGTCAGGCGAGATCAATTTTGATGGGAAGAATATTCTTAATAAGGTGGATTTAGTTGAACTTCGCAAAAAAGTGGGTATGGTATTTCAAAAGCCAAATCCGTTTCCGAAAACAATTTATGAAAATGTGGCATATGGACCAAGAGTTCATGGAATTAAAAAGAAATCACAAATTGATGAGATTGTAGAAAAGTCATTAAAAGATGTTTTTTTGTGGGAAGAGGTAAAAAATAGATTAGATACTAACGCAATGGGGCTATCAGGTGGACAGCAGCAGCGCTTATGTATCGCTCGTGCACTTGCAACTACACCTGACGTTCTATTAATGGACGAACCTACTTCAGCACTTGATCCAATATCTACAATTAAAATTGAAGAATTAGTCTTGGAATTAAAGAAAAAGTTTTCTATCGTAATGGTTACTCATAATATGCAGCAAGCAGCCAGAGTATCTGACAAAACAGCCTTCTTCTTAATGGGAGAACTTATTGAACATGCAGATACCGCAAAAATATTTTCTACACCGTCAGATAAAAGAACGGAAGATTATGTTACAGGTAAGTTTGGATAA
- the pstA gene encoding phosphate ABC transporter permease PstA: MNSKVTDRIATGIFILIAIIITSVLFGLLGYIIFHGYSKLTLDFLTSPSSSFREGGGIGNQLFNSFYILFLTMLFTIPLGLGGGIYMAEYAKPGKVTNIIRTCIEVLASLPSIVIGMFGLLMFVNLTGWGYSIIGGALALTVFNLPVMVRVCEDAIRSVPNDQKEASLALGITHWYTIRKVLLPSAFPSILTGAILASGRVFGEAAALLFTAGLTTPRLDFANWNPFDANSPLNVFRPAETLAVHIWAVNTQGLIPDVREVADGSSAVLVIAVLIFNLLARWIGSIVHKKITSSK, encoded by the coding sequence ATGAACAGTAAAGTTACGGACCGGATAGCAACCGGTATTTTTATATTAATTGCCATTATAATTACCTCAGTACTTTTTGGATTATTAGGATATATTATTTTTCATGGTTATTCTAAGCTGACTCTTGATTTTTTAACTTCTCCTTCAAGTTCTTTTAGAGAAGGGGGAGGAATAGGAAATCAATTATTTAATTCTTTCTACATTTTGTTTCTAACGATGCTTTTTACAATTCCGCTTGGTCTAGGCGGCGGTATTTATATGGCGGAGTATGCGAAACCAGGTAAAGTTACTAACATTATTCGAACGTGTATTGAAGTTTTGGCTTCATTGCCATCTATTGTAATTGGTATGTTTGGTCTTTTGATGTTTGTTAATTTAACAGGCTGGGGCTACTCTATTATTGGAGGGGCATTGGCATTAACTGTTTTTAACCTGCCCGTAATGGTCAGGGTATGTGAAGATGCGATCAGATCAGTACCCAACGATCAGAAAGAAGCTAGTTTAGCGCTTGGAATCACACATTGGTACACGATCCGGAAGGTATTGCTGCCATCTGCATTTCCATCTATTTTGACAGGAGCAATTTTAGCATCTGGACGAGTGTTTGGAGAAGCTGCAGCATTACTTTTTACAGCAGGACTGACTACACCAAGGCTTGATTTTGCAAACTGGAATCCATTTGATGCTAATTCACCATTAAATGTTTTTAGACCTGCTGAAACCCTTGCTGTTCATATTTGGGCCGTAAATACACAAGGATTGATTCCTGACGTGCGTGAAGTGGCAGATGGGTCATCCGCGGTCTTAGTTATAGCTGTTTTGATTTTTAACTTATTAGCAAGATGGATAGGAAGTATTGTTCATAAGAAAATAACTTCTTCAAAATAA
- the pstB gene encoding phosphate ABC transporter ATP-binding protein PstB: protein MKVSIGTKNHNVTKQSEDYKLALKVKDLNIYYGNNHAIKDVNIDIKQNAVTALIGPSGCGKSTFLRSINRMNDLIPIARSTGEILYEDVNLVGNDINIVALRKEIGMVFQRPNPFPKSIYNNITHALKFYGVKSKNKLDQIVEESLKKAALWDEVKDRLHDSALSLSGGQQQRLCIARTLAMKPNILLLDEPASALDPISNAKIEDLIVELKKDYTIIIVTHNMHQASRISDNTAFFLNGDLIEMDETDKIFTNPTKKETEDYITGRFG, encoded by the coding sequence ATGAAAGTCTCAATTGGCACAAAAAACCACAATGTTACTAAACAAAGTGAAGACTATAAATTAGCACTGAAAGTAAAAGATTTAAATATCTATTATGGAAACAATCATGCCATCAAGGATGTAAATATAGATATTAAACAAAATGCTGTAACTGCATTGATTGGACCTTCTGGGTGCGGCAAATCAACTTTTCTGCGTTCGATCAATCGAATGAATGACCTAATTCCCATTGCACGCAGTACAGGTGAAATTTTATATGAAGATGTAAATTTAGTCGGAAATGATATAAATATTGTGGCATTAAGAAAAGAGATTGGGATGGTATTTCAAAGACCAAATCCCTTTCCGAAATCGATTTATAACAATATTACTCATGCACTTAAGTTTTATGGAGTTAAATCGAAGAATAAATTAGACCAAATTGTAGAGGAAAGCTTAAAGAAAGCTGCTTTATGGGATGAAGTAAAAGACCGATTGCACGACTCAGCTTTATCTTTGTCTGGCGGGCAGCAGCAGCGTTTGTGTATTGCGAGAACACTTGCGATGAAACCAAATATTTTATTATTAGACGAACCTGCATCTGCGCTTGATCCAATTTCAAACGCAAAAATAGAAGACTTAATTGTAGAATTAAAAAAAGATTACACAATCATTATTGTGACGCACAATATGCATCAGGCATCAAGAATATCAGACAACACTGCTTTTTTCTTAAATGGTGATCTTATTGAAATGGATGAAACGGATAAAATCTTTACTAATCCTACGAAAAAGGAAACAGAAGATTATATTACAGGTCGTTTTGGTTAA